In Polaromonas sp. JS666, one genomic interval encodes:
- a CDS encoding DMT family transporter — translation MNRDAHINKGLWLGLLGIVIFSITLPMTRLAVGTPDAPQMSGVFIALGRAVVAAGLSAVFLLATRAPFPRREDWWPLAITAGGVVFGFPLFTSIAMRHVEAVHASVIVGVLPLATAAVGALLHRQRPSAGFWLCAALGSALVVAFAMLRSGSGASGLSINMADLLLLAAMLCAAVGYGYGARLSQHMQAEHVICWALVLALPLTLPLAVASWPAGPIKASAWWGFAYVAVFSMWLGFFAWYRGLALGGTVRVSQVQLVQPFLSMLFAVPLLGERLDAVTVGFGLAVIATVFVGKKMPVHQAARAPMAGPGPLLNTREQ, via the coding sequence ATGAACCGGGACGCCCACATCAACAAAGGGCTCTGGCTCGGCCTGCTGGGCATCGTGATTTTTTCGATCACGCTGCCGATGACGCGGCTGGCGGTGGGCACGCCCGACGCGCCGCAAATGTCGGGTGTCTTTATTGCGCTGGGCCGCGCCGTGGTCGCGGCGGGCCTGTCAGCCGTGTTTTTGCTGGCCACGCGCGCGCCCTTTCCCCGGCGCGAGGACTGGTGGCCGCTGGCCATCACCGCGGGCGGCGTGGTGTTCGGCTTCCCGCTGTTCACCTCCATCGCCATGCGCCACGTGGAGGCTGTGCATGCCAGTGTGATCGTGGGTGTGCTGCCGCTGGCCACCGCGGCGGTGGGCGCCTTGCTGCACCGCCAGCGCCCGTCCGCTGGCTTCTGGCTGTGCGCCGCCCTGGGCAGCGCCCTGGTGGTGGCGTTTGCCATGCTGCGTTCGGGCAGCGGGGCCAGCGGCCTGTCCATCAACATGGCCGACCTGTTGCTGCTGGCCGCCATGCTGTGCGCCGCCGTCGGCTACGGCTATGGTGCCAGGCTGTCGCAACACATGCAGGCCGAGCACGTGATCTGCTGGGCGCTGGTGCTGGCCTTGCCGCTCACCCTGCCGCTGGCCGTTGCCAGTTGGCCCGCCGGGCCGATCAAGGCTTCCGCATGGTGGGGCTTTGCGTATGTGGCGGTATTTTCGATGTGGCTGGGCTTTTTTGCCTGGTACCGCGGCCTGGCGCTGGGTGGCACGGTACGCGTGAGCCAGGTGCAGCTGGTGCAGCCGTTTTTGTCGATGCTGTTCGCCGTGCCGCTGCTCGGCGAGCGCCTGGACGCCGTGACGGTGGGCTTTGGCCTGGCGGTGATTGCCACGGTGTTTGTCGGCAAGAAAATGCCGGTGCACCAAGCCGCGCGCGCGCCAATGGCCGGCCCAGGCCCGCTGTTGAACACCCGGGAGCAGTGA
- a CDS encoding antibiotic biosynthesis monooxygenase family protein: MYSAAFIFEPGTYDERFHALDALIEQAAHATPGYLGAESWKSPDGTKINATYFWETQESLRAFSLHPKHLEAKRQYTQWYRGFHIVISEVLRSYGDGTIAHITPNQRKPA; this comes from the coding sequence ATGTATTCAGCCGCCTTCATCTTTGAACCCGGTACCTACGACGAGCGATTCCACGCCCTGGACGCACTGATCGAGCAGGCCGCCCACGCAACCCCCGGTTACCTGGGCGCGGAGTCCTGGAAGTCGCCGGACGGCACGAAGATCAACGCCACCTACTTCTGGGAGACCCAGGAGTCGCTCCGTGCTTTCTCGTTGCACCCCAAGCACCTGGAAGCCAAACGCCAGTACACCCAGTGGTACAGGGGCTTCCATATTGTCATCTCGGAGGTGCTGCGCTCGTATGGCGATGGCACGATTGCGCACATCACGCCCAACCAGAGAAAGCCGGCATGA
- a CDS encoding DHCW motif cupin fold protein — protein sequence MNISNIPFGTTDWSAVARTEHPGITGKAFWRTQHFGDVRVRMVEYTAGYVSDHWCSKGHILLCLEGELHTELADGRQHVLLPGMSYQVADNAEAHRSTAPDGAKLFIVD from the coding sequence ATGAACATCAGCAACATCCCCTTTGGCACAACCGACTGGTCCGCGGTGGCGCGCACCGAACACCCGGGCATCACCGGCAAGGCGTTCTGGCGCACGCAGCACTTCGGTGACGTTCGCGTTCGCATGGTCGAGTACACCGCCGGCTATGTGTCCGACCACTGGTGCAGCAAAGGGCATATCCTGTTGTGCCTGGAAGGTGAATTGCACACCGAACTGGCAGACGGCAGGCAGCATGTGTTGCTGCCCGGCATGAGTTATCAGGTGGCCGACAACGCCGAGGCGCACCGCTCAACGGCGCCGGATGGCGCCAAACTGTTTATCGTGGACTGA
- a CDS encoding DJ-1/PfpI family protein — protein sequence MHIAILTFDGFNELDSLIAYGMLSRISLLGDADWKVSISSPTARVTSMNGLTIDAHIGLKEANQADAVLIGSGMKTREVANDPSILGQLQLNPQRQLIAAQCSGTFLLAKLGLIGQTPACTDSSSKPWVQAAGVKILNQAFFADGNLATAGGCLSAQYISAWMIARLRGAAEAREVLHYFAPVGEKDEYVARALSHINANLPEQPVAPETASAS from the coding sequence ATGCACATAGCCATCCTGACATTCGACGGGTTCAACGAGCTGGACTCATTGATTGCCTATGGAATGCTGAGCCGCATTTCATTATTGGGTGATGCCGACTGGAAGGTAAGCATTTCCAGTCCGACTGCGCGGGTGACATCGATGAACGGGTTAACCATCGATGCTCACATTGGCCTGAAAGAAGCCAACCAGGCCGATGCCGTATTAATAGGCAGCGGCATGAAAACGCGTGAAGTCGCCAACGACCCGTCCATCCTCGGTCAGCTGCAGCTCAACCCGCAAAGGCAACTCATCGCAGCGCAGTGTTCCGGAACATTTTTGCTCGCAAAGCTGGGCCTCATCGGCCAAACCCCGGCGTGCACAGACTCAAGCAGCAAGCCCTGGGTACAAGCTGCCGGGGTCAAGATTTTGAACCAGGCTTTTTTTGCGGATGGCAACCTGGCAACCGCTGGGGGCTGCTTGTCTGCTCAATACATTTCTGCCTGGATGATTGCCCGATTACGGGGGGCTGCCGAAGCCAGGGAGGTGCTGCACTATTTTGCCCCGGTAGGTGAAAAAGACGAGTACGTGGCGCGGGCACTTTCACATATCAACGCGAATTTACCGGAACAGCCGGTAGCGCCGGAAACTGCCAGCGCATCGTGA
- a CDS encoding DUF6196 family protein, with protein MDITPETPEQARQRLLRVMAHARVDVLPCDYTFAEFPVAQFPADLASSLASNALALVRDQAVWSALVPASAQTKAEDCYTVVCFHFAPNIPNSGFVGWLASEFKRQLGTGVFVVCGHNSADGGVFDYWGIPNSVARQATSLIHAMQSQGQGQGGAE; from the coding sequence ATGGACATTACGCCGGAGACTCCCGAACAAGCACGCCAACGGCTTTTGCGCGTGATGGCACATGCGCGCGTGGACGTACTGCCTTGTGACTACACATTTGCCGAATTTCCTGTGGCGCAGTTTCCCGCGGACCTGGCATCAAGCCTCGCCAGCAATGCGCTGGCCCTGGTGCGCGACCAGGCCGTATGGAGTGCCTTGGTTCCCGCGTCTGCTCAAACGAAAGCAGAAGACTGCTACACGGTGGTGTGCTTCCATTTCGCCCCCAATATCCCCAACAGCGGCTTTGTAGGTTGGCTCGCCAGCGAGTTCAAGCGCCAGCTGGGTACGGGCGTGTTTGTCGTCTGCGGGCATAACTCGGCCGATGGCGGGGTGTTTGACTACTGGGGAATCCCCAACAGCGTGGCCCGGCAAGCCACCAGCCTGATCCACGCCATGCAATCACAGGGACAGGGGCAAGGGGGCGCAGAATGA
- a CDS encoding PLP-dependent aminotransferase family protein — protein sequence MEWTQAHRAQKMNPSVIREILKVTEKPGIISFAGGLPSPKTFPVAAFREACDKVLREDGHAALQYAASEGYAPLREMVAAMLPWDVDPAQVLITTGSQQGLDLIAKILIDAGSRVLVETPTYLGALQAFTPMEPDIVSVASDDEGVDLADLERKAAGARFFYVLPNFQNPTGRTMTEERRAALSAEAARLGLPIVEDNPYGDLWFDNPPPLPLTARNPEGCVYLGSFSKVLAPGLRLGFMVAPKALYPKLLQAKQAADLHSPGFNQRMVAEVMKGGFLDRHVPTIRALYKSQRDAMLAAMQREMPEGVTWNTPAGGMFLWARLPQGMNAVDLLPHAVERGVAFVPGAAFYADTADARTLRLSFVTASVEQINIGIAALAAAIRELQAPAAPAASQAATNQALAASL from the coding sequence ATGGAATGGACCCAAGCGCACCGCGCCCAAAAAATGAACCCCTCGGTGATCCGCGAGATTCTCAAGGTCACCGAGAAACCCGGCATCATCAGCTTTGCCGGCGGGCTGCCTTCGCCCAAGACCTTTCCGGTCGCCGCCTTTCGCGAGGCCTGCGACAAGGTGCTGCGTGAAGACGGCCATGCCGCGCTGCAGTACGCGGCCAGCGAAGGCTACGCCCCGCTGCGCGAGATGGTCGCGGCCATGTTGCCCTGGGATGTCGATCCGGCGCAGGTGCTGATCACCACCGGCTCGCAGCAGGGCCTGGATTTGATCGCCAAAATCCTGATCGATGCGGGCAGCCGCGTGCTGGTGGAAACGCCCACCTACCTGGGCGCGCTGCAGGCTTTCACGCCCATGGAACCCGACATCGTCAGCGTGGCCAGCGACGACGAAGGCGTGGACCTTGCCGATCTCGAACGCAAGGCGGCCGGCGCCCGTTTCTTCTATGTGCTGCCCAATTTCCAGAACCCGACCGGCCGCACCATGACCGAAGAACGCCGTGCGGCGCTGAGCGCTGAAGCCGCGCGCCTGGGTCTGCCCATCGTGGAAGACAACCCCTATGGCGATCTCTGGTTTGACAACCCGCCGCCGCTGCCGCTGACGGCACGCAACCCCGAGGGCTGTGTCTACCTCGGTTCGTTTTCCAAGGTGCTGGCGCCGGGGCTGCGGCTGGGCTTCATGGTGGCGCCCAAGGCGCTCTACCCCAAGCTGCTGCAGGCCAAGCAGGCCGCCGACCTGCACAGCCCGGGTTTTAACCAGCGCATGGTGGCTGAAGTCATGAAGGGCGGCTTTCTGGACCGCCATGTGCCGACCATACGGGCGCTCTACAAGTCGCAGCGCGATGCCATGCTGGCCGCGATGCAGCGCGAAATGCCCGAAGGCGTCACCTGGAACACGCCGGCGGGTGGCATGTTCCTGTGGGCGCGCCTGCCCCAGGGCATGAATGCGGTGGACCTGTTGCCCCATGCCGTGGAGCGGGGTGTGGCCTTCGTACCCGGCGCTGCGTTTTATGCGGACACGGCGGACGCGCGTACCCTGCGCCTGTCGTTTGTCACGGCAAGCGTGGAGCAGATCAATATCGGCATCGCCGCACTGGCCGCCGCGATTCGCGAGCTGCAGGCACCTGCCGCGCCGGCGGCTTCACAGGCCGCGACGAATCAGGCACTGGCAGCCAGCCTTTAA
- a CDS encoding glutathione S-transferase family protein, producing the protein MLHIWGRISSINVKKVVWTAQELGLNFQRTDAGGLFGIVKTPEYVRLNPNSTVPVIEDDDFVLWESNVIVRYLCAKHSAGQMYPTDLRARFDAERWMDWQQTTLNPASRPGFWQLIRTPAEQRNAAVIAESNAAVESLMATLDRHLAQRTYMAGEHFSMADIPLACEVHRWFGLPQPRQSRPNLERWYAGIRARQASKGVLDLALS; encoded by the coding sequence ATGCTGCATATCTGGGGACGCATCAGCTCCATCAATGTCAAGAAAGTCGTCTGGACCGCGCAGGAGCTCGGGCTGAACTTTCAGCGCACCGATGCCGGCGGCCTGTTCGGCATCGTCAAGACGCCCGAGTATGTGCGGCTGAATCCCAATTCCACGGTGCCCGTGATCGAGGACGACGACTTCGTGCTGTGGGAGTCCAATGTGATCGTGCGTTACCTGTGCGCCAAACATTCGGCGGGCCAGATGTACCCCACCGACCTGCGTGCGCGTTTTGACGCCGAGCGCTGGATGGACTGGCAGCAAACCACGCTGAACCCGGCCAGCCGCCCCGGCTTCTGGCAGCTGATCCGCACGCCGGCGGAGCAACGCAATGCGGCGGTGATTGCCGAGTCGAACGCCGCGGTCGAATCCCTGATGGCGACGCTGGACCGGCACCTCGCACAGCGCACCTACATGGCCGGCGAGCATTTTTCCATGGCCGACATTCCCCTGGCCTGCGAAGTGCACCGCTGGTTCGGCCTGCCGCAGCCGCGCCAGAGCCGGCCGAACCTCGAGCGCTGGTATGCGGGCATCCGCGCCCGGCAAGCCAGCAAGGGCGTGCTGGACCTGGCGCTGTCCTGA
- a CDS encoding PhzF family phenazine biosynthesis protein, which translates to MKTRPFQQVDVFTAVPYFGNPLAVVLNASGLDDEAMQRFARWTNLSETTFVQPPANPSADYRVRIFTPGGELPFAGHPTLGSCHSWLQAGGQPRNPDFIVQECKIGLVKIRREGARLAFAAPPLKRSAPSPALLAQVAAALGVKAPQILAAQLLDNGPVWLGLLLDSPETVLQLTPNHLELEKLDAKVGVAAVYQPEETPSLIARANREAQAFVAPTLATACAALPPEGAELARGGPSLRSMASMTASAEPDLEVRAFVASIGINEDPVTGSLNAGLAQWLIAEGHVPERYLAAQGVCLGRAGQVHIERDASGQVWVGGESVTCITGQVML; encoded by the coding sequence ATGAAAACCAGACCCTTTCAACAAGTCGATGTGTTCACCGCGGTGCCTTATTTCGGCAACCCGCTGGCCGTGGTGCTCAACGCAAGCGGCCTCGATGACGAGGCGATGCAGCGCTTTGCCCGCTGGACGAACTTGTCGGAGACCACCTTCGTGCAACCGCCAGCCAACCCGTCGGCCGACTACCGGGTGCGCATCTTCACGCCCGGCGGCGAGCTGCCCTTTGCCGGCCATCCCACGCTGGGCAGCTGCCACAGCTGGCTGCAGGCGGGCGGACAGCCGCGCAACCCGGACTTCATCGTGCAGGAATGCAAGATTGGCCTGGTGAAAATCCGGCGCGAAGGCGCGCGTCTGGCCTTCGCAGCGCCGCCCCTCAAGCGCTCCGCGCCCAGCCCGGCACTGCTGGCCCAGGTCGCAGCCGCCCTCGGCGTGAAAGCGCCGCAGATTCTTGCCGCGCAGCTGCTCGACAACGGGCCGGTCTGGCTCGGCCTGCTGCTGGACAGCCCGGAAACCGTGCTGCAGCTCACGCCCAACCATCTGGAGCTTGAAAAGCTGGACGCCAAGGTTGGCGTGGCGGCCGTCTACCAACCCGAGGAAACGCCGTCGCTGATCGCCCGTGCCAACCGCGAAGCGCAGGCTTTTGTTGCCCCCACGCTTGCCACTGCGTGTGCTGCGCTGCCCCCCGAGGGGGCTGAACTTGCTCGGGGCGGCCCTTCGCTGCGTTCGATGGCCTCCATGACGGCCAGCGCCGAGCCGGACCTGGAAGTGCGCGCCTTTGTCGCCTCCATCGGCATCAACGAAGACCCGGTGACCGGCAGCCTCAATGCCGGCCTGGCGCAGTGGCTGATCGCGGAAGGGCATGTGCCCGAGCGCTATCTGGCCGCGCAAGGGGTGTGCCTGGGCCGCGCGGGACAGGTTCATATCGAGCGCGATGCCTCAGGGCAGGTGTGGGTCGGCGGTGAATCGGTGACCTGCATCACCGGCCAGGTCATGCTGTAG